acatagaaatttgcaagatacatacagatctgaatgttgcagacccgttgactaagcctcttccacgagcaaaacatgatcagcaccaaggctccatgggtgttagaatcattactgtgtaatctagattattgactctagtgcaagtgggagactgaaggaaatatgccctagaggcaataataaagttattatttatttccttatatcatgatatatgtttattattcatgctagaattgtattaaccggaaacataatacttgtgtgaatacatagacaaacagagtgtcactagtatgcctctacttgactagctcgttgatcaaagatggttatgtttcctagccatagacatgagttgtcatttgattaacgggatcacatcattaggagaatgatgtgattgacttgacccattccgttagcttagcacgtgatcgtttagtattctgctattgctttcttcatgacttaaacatgttcctatgactatgagattatgcaactcccgtttaccggaggaacactttgtgtgctaccaaacgtcacaacgtaactgggtgattataaaggtgctctacaggtgtctccaaaggtacttgttgggttggcgtatttcgagattaggatttgtcactccgattgtcggagaggtatctctgggccctctcggtaatgcacatcactataagccttgcaagcaatgtgactaataagttagttgcgggatgatgtattacggaacaagtaaagagacttgccggtaatgagattgaactaggtattgagataccgacgatcaaatctcgggcaagtaacataccgatgacaaagggaacgacgtatgttgttatgcggtttgatcgataaagatcttcgtagaatatgtaggagccaatatgagcatccaggttccgctattggttattgaccggagacgtgtctcggtcatgtctacatagttctcgaacccgtagggtccgcacgcttaaagttagatgacgatcggtattatgagttttgtgttttgatgtaccgaaggtagttcggagtcccagatatgatcacggacatgacgaggagtctcgaaatggtcgagacataaagattgatatattggaagcctatatttggatgtcggaagtgttccgggtgaaatcgggattttaccggagtaccgagggttaccggaaccccccgggaaagtaatgggcctattgggccttagtggagaagaggaggggcggctagggctggccgcacgccccctccccctctagtccgaattggataaggagggggcggcgccccctttccttccccctctctccttcccttcctttccccctcctactccaactaggaaaagaggtagtcctactcccggtgggagtaggactcctccctggcatgccctcctcctggccggccgcctcctccccttgctcctttatatacgggggcagggggcacctctagacacacaagttgatctgttgatctattccagccgtgtgtggtgccccctccaccatattccacctcggtcatatcgtagcggtgcttaggcgaagccctgcgtcggtagcaacatcatcaccgtcaccacgccatcgtgctgacggaactctctcgtgaagctctgctggatcggagttcgcgggacgtcatcgagctgaacgtgtgctgaactcggaggtgccgtacgttcggtacttggatcggtcggatcgtgaagacgtacgactacatcaaccgcgttgtgctaacgcttccgcttttggtctacgagggtacgtggacaacactctcccctctcgttgctatgcatcaccatgatcctgtgtgtgcgtagaattttttttgaaattactacattcctcaACACATACCACAGAGAGTTTGAGCATCAATTCAGCTCTAAATGGACAAGAGTAGATGGGCAAGGCAGTGTTCATATCAAGCATGTTTGGAACGATGTGTGGCGGCTACGGATTCCAGGGAAAGTGAAGCACTTTGTATGGAAGGTATTACATGGTGTTCTTCCCTGTTTTTGTGTGCTTGCTGGACGTCATATCCCCTGTTCACCTCAATGCCCAGTGTGTTTAGTGGGGGTTGAGGATATACAACACTGTTTGTTTCATTGTCATCGAGCGAAAGAAATTTGGATGCAGCTTGGCCTAAAGGAAGCAGTACAGAGGGCGGTAGTTGATGATAGATCCGGATCAATTACCATGGAAATACTGATGAAATTACCGGATGGATCAGCTGAAATCCCAAATGCCGAGTTGGTAGCCGTCGCTGCATGGTACATCTGGTGGCAACGTCGTCAACGTGTCAAGGGTATTGAGGTTCAAACACCAGAAAGGACAGCTTTGTCGATCAGGGTCCTAGGGACTAATTATATCAGGTCGGTATCACCTAAAATGCCAAGCAGAAAGGATGGTTGCATGTGGAAGAAGCCAAGTCACGGTGTGGTGGAAAAATAAATGTGGACGCATCGTTTCATGGAGATACTTTGTCAGGTGCTTCTGGAGCCATATCTCGTGATGAAAAAGGAGATTTTATTGCTGCTGCAAATTGGTTTATCCCACATATACAAGACGTTGATGCTACTGAACTTACTGCTATCAGGAGCGGTTTTTCTAGCGGCTAGTGTCGGGTGCAATTTAGTCGAAGTTGAATCAGATTGCTTATTTGCCGTGGACACCTTGAACTCCATGGATTATTTGGGTCCTCATGTGGCAATAGTGGCTGATTGCAATCAGCTAACGATGGAGTTCCGAGGCATTTCTTTCAAGCATTGCTACCGTGAGGCAAATCAAGTGGCGGATGAGTTAGCAAAGAATTCTTTTGTTAGTAGATCCTCTAGTTCTTGGGAATCTGTGATTCCAGATTTTATTTCTAATTCTCTTGTAAACGACATGTCTATTATTTGAGAAGTAAAGTGTTTTACCGGTAAAAAAAAGGTTCACAAGAAATACAAAGCACCAcaaacataataaaaaaaataCATTGAGGTCCCTGGACCACCAAACAACCACAACCAACGCTAGAATGAACCGTCGACGTGCTGCTGTCACCGCTCACATACCGGAGCTGCCCTAACCTTGTTAATGAAAgatgagaagtcttcatgcacgttcTTCTAAGGACCAACTCCCAGAGCCGCAGTCGACGTCGTTGAACTCTTGAATCGATCTAAAGAACCTAACATCAAATCTTGTCATCACGTACGTGACGAGAAACCTTAACCTTGCGGTCATGAAAGTCGACATTAATCTATGCCAGCTCCATCGAATCCATCCCGAGGGATGGACTCGAGGAGGATCAGAGCCTGAAAGGCCGACTCGATGATGAAGCTCTGCCCCTGCAACGAGTAAAATCCTAACCTATCTACTAGCCCGAGCGAGGCACTAGGATTTTCCTCCTCACCATCGGCCTCCGGAGCAGCAGGCACATGGGGAGGCAAATCCACAAGCTCGTCGACAGAGATGAAGGGGAGGAAGGCCTTGCCCTAGTCGCCTTGCGAGAAGGGAAATAAAATTTTTTAAGTTTTTTTTCTTTATAGGGTTTAACAGATTCTCCTACGTGTAGTATCCGGTTTTAAAGCATGTTTGGTTTGTAGCAAAAACTGGTTGGCCAATGTTTTGGCAAGTTAACATTTGTCAAtgcaaaaaaattctaaaatttggcAACTTTATAGAAATTGATAACAATTTAGTAGGCCTTTTTGAGAGAGAGCAAGCAAAATTTCTTTTGAGAAACACCAACAATTTAGTAGGCAACCAattgatttattttttatttttttgaaatgcAATTGATAATATTATTACCCTGCCCACACACGGGCGATGTCAACCGCTCATAATTGGACTTTTTCTTTTAACCTCTCACAATTGGACTTGATGGGCTTACAATGTTCAACACATAAAAGACCCACCTCGCTGGACCGGGCCAGCGATGGGCTGTCCCATAACCCCTGGAAGGTTCTAGCAGTCTCCAGCCTACCACATCTCCACCGTCCGAAACCCAACCAACGTCCAGATACGCCGCCACGGCCTTTATATCCGCTTTTCCAGATGCTACTGGAACAGCTATCCAAAACAAATCTGCCCTGCTCCACCTTCTGCTTcccctccggcgacggcggcgctgaTCTCCGGtaagccgccgcctcctcctccgcgcccGTACATCGCCTATAGTAGATCTATACATGCATCTTGTAGGTTCGAAAGGATTGTGTTGCCCGTGACCGCGCATCACGCTCGTTCTTTTTTTCTCTCGGTTCGAACGGATCGGATTGATTGACGATGCTTTCGTGTGTCTTCTCTGTCGATTCTTATCAGGTCGGGAGATAGGTTCTTCCCCCCTCGCGAATCGAGGAGATAAATAAAGTTATGGATTAGTCTTACTCTCGTTTAGTTCCGTTTTCTTTCGATCTGATCCGGAATTTAAGTGCCTGCTGATTTTGAAGGTTTCGTCAGTTTCCACCGGAATTGGGATGAATTGCATGCAGTATCAAGTTCTTGTCCCCCCTCCTTTGAATTATCTGGAATGTTATCCCGTTAATCTTGGCTGCAACTTCGTGTGTTTGATTTGTGATTCGTGTGGTGGGAGTGCAGAGATCTGTAGCTTGCGAACCCAGGGGGCGCCGCCATGGCCGAGCACCTCGCGTCTATCTTCGGCACGGAGAAGGACCGCGTGAACTGCCCGTTCTACTTCAAGATCGGCGCGTGCCGGCACGGCGACCGCTGCTCCCGCCTGCACAACAAGCCGTCCGTCTCGCCCACGCTGCTGCTCTGCAACATGTACCAGCGCCCCGACATGATCACCCCGGGCGTGGACGCGCAGGGCAACCCCATCGACCCCGTCAAGATCCAGGGCGACTTCGAGGACTTCTACGAGGACATCTTCGACGAGCTCAGCAAGCACGGCGAGGTCGAGAACCTGCACGTCTGCGACAACCTCGCCGACCACCTGATTGGCAACGTGTACGTGCAGTTCAGGGAGGAGGACCAGGCCGCCAAGGCCCTCCAGGCGCTGCAGGGGAGGTTCTACTCGGGCCGCCCCATCATCGCTGAGTTCTCGCCCGTCACCGACTTCCGGGAGGCCACCTGCCGGCAGTTCGAGGAGCACAACTGCAACCGTGGAGGGTACTGCAACTTCATGCATGTCAAGGAGATTGGCAGGGACCTGAGGAAGAGGCTCTATGGGCACCTGCATAGGTCCAGGAGGAGCCACAGCAGGAGCCCGAGCCCCTACCGTCACCACGCCAGGGACCGTGATCGCTCCTCACGGTCTAGGGACCGGGGCGACTACTATGGAGGCAGCCTGGACCGTGGTGACTACGGCGACTACTACCACCACAGCCGGAGGAGCAGCGAGAGGAATCGCAACTATGACAGCGATGGGAGCAGGCGGCGCCGGCGACACAGGTCTAGGACTAGGAGCCCGGTCAGGGAGGGCAGCGAGGAGAGGAGGGCAAAGATTGAGCAGTGGAACCGTGAAAGGGAGGCGCCTGCCAGGCAGGGCAGCGAGGAGAGGAGGGCGAAGATCGAGCAGTGGAACCGCGAAAGGGAGACTGCTCAGGCGTGAGATCTCCTGTCTGACTGCAGGTTGCAGTGTTGCCTTGTTCACCGGATGTTCTGCTTGCTTGTCTGATCTTGTAATGGTAGATGGAGTTGGATTGTGGTCCTAGTGAACTTACTTGGATGCCTGATGTAACATCTTCAGTGTTGTTCTTGTTGAACTTCCTCTATGGATTTGTTGATGGAACATATTTCGTGTTGAACTTGTTATTGTTATGATTGTAGTGTGTTCCCTGAATGTTCTTTTGCTCAGATTTCTTGTTTCGGTCTAAATGCATTAGGGATTGAAATTTTGTACCACTCGAGATCAACTTATGTTCCTTAAGATTTCCTGCCAGTTTAAAAGGCACAGAGTTTAGCACTCAAGTTTAAGTTGCAGGTGGGAAACTTTTGGCGAATAATCCTCGCCAAAATCAGATCGTCCGAGACTATTTCCCAGTTTAGGTTCAGGTAGATGCGGAAAACAAGTTTTTCTCAGGCACGCATTGCTATGTGAAAACAAGTTCAGCATTCGTCACGAAGCTTGTTCTAGTGCGATTGCAATGGGCACTGAATTTTGTATCACTCGAGATCCCCAGCTCATGTTTCTTTCAAGAATCTTGAGTTTTTCTTTACTTGGTACGGATCACAGGAACTTCTACACTATGGTCACAGGGACTTTTACACTATGATCTTTTAAGAATCTTGGACAAGATCACAGGGATTTTTACACTATGATCTTTAAAGAATCTTGGACAAGATCATAGGGATTTTTACACCATGGTCAATTTAGTCGCTCGAGATCAGAGGTTCTTCTTATATAAGCAATGGTCAATTTAGTCATCCGTGACCAGCTCAACTCCAGTGTTCTGCTGTGCAGTTCAGCACAAAGTCATTTCAATGGTCAGATGTGGCTGGACAATCCAAAATCATTTGTTTGTGACGACGTAATAATGCTCACTCCAAAGGGGAGACGTTCTTCATTTCTTTTCAGAAAAAAGAAATATACGAAAGAAGAATAAGTCCATAGAGGAGAGTTGCCGGTCTCACTGGGCTCTTCGAAGCCGCTACAGCTTGCAGCATCTATATAAGGCAGCACCATAGGGTCCTAATctatcacttacaacaagctcgtCTGCCAATTCACAAACCTAAAACCCTGCTTTCTACGCAAACCAGTCCTAGACAAGTGCTCCAATGGCGTCCCAGCTGGTCGAGAGCCACCGTGCCGGGGCCGAGGTCATCAAGGGGGGCGAAGTCTGCAAGAAGAAGTCTGTCGAGCTCCTTGAAGAGCTCGGCCTCCCTAAAGGCCTCTTTCCAATGGACGACATCGAGGAGATCGGGTACAACCGCGAGAGCGGGTTCGTTTGGATGCTTCAGAAGAAGAAGAGCGAGCACACCTTCAAGAAGATTAACCAGACCGTCTCCTACGACATCGAGGTGACCGCTTTTGTGGAGAAGGGCAAGATCAAGAAGGTCACAGGGGTCAAGTTCGAGGACCTGTCTTTGGTCGAGGTCTATGTGGATGAGTCTTCTGCTGATAAGGTCACCGTCAAGACTGACACCGGTCTGTCTGACACCCATGATGCGGTCGCGTTCGCTCTCGGAGAATAGGGAGCTAAGTAGAAATGGCACAAAATAAAGTCAGTGAATGGTTCGACACTATGGTTCGCATGTCATGCAAAAGTATCTTTCCATTTTCTTGTAATCTAAAGGCTGCTGCGTGAATGTTGCTCCCTTTGGGCTGGTAATCTTTCGACAGTGAATTGAATAATTGCATTTATAGTTCTGTACCCCCTCCTCTATCCCACATCGATGACTCTCAACTTTCATCTCAGTGAATGGTTTAGAATCTTCAAATCGATGTGAAAAACAAGTTTTTTCTTAAGCACATATTTTTATGTGAAAACAAGTCCTTCTCTCGAATGTTGTTTTGTAGTATTAGAAGAACACTGagaaaaaggcaaaggaaaaaaaaTGGGACAAAAGCAGAAACCAGAGCAAACCTAAACTAGCCAAAATCTAAGACTAGCAAAGAGAATGACACAACCAAGACAGAGCAAAGTTCACACTGCTATGGTTGAGGCTGCATGATCCATAGATTATTTTCTCTTTCTAAGTTCAGGTTGATGTGAAAACAAGTTGCTTTAATGATGCATCATTCGCCACGGTCTAGAGACTATGGAGGCAGCTTGGACCGCGGCGACTATGGTGGCTACTACCCAGGCCCGTATGTGGGCAGGTGCAACCGGAGCAGCTGCACAGGGCCCCCAGAATCTTGGGGCCCCAATTTTTTAAAGTACTGCTACGTTATTACTACTCATCAGGTGTATTAATAAGAGACTAAGCAAGTCATGGCCACACTTGCCCACGGCCCAGTCATGTCACAGCCTCACCTTCACGGGAGTCAAAGCAGTCTGCATGCGTTGCAATCCTTCGTCTCCTCGGCTCGTCCCTCgattcttctccagtggattcatAATTTTTTTGGAAACAGAGCCATTGATGGCTATGAACTGCTGCTTCGTTTGGCTATACGGTGCTACTACCTCATAGGAGTACTTATAAATTGGGTGGATTTGTATTGATTCCGCGTTCTCTCTTTCAAAGTCTCATCCCTCAGAGCAGATCAACCagactttcttttctttctcttggtTGAGGTGCAGAG
This window of the Triticum aestivum cultivar Chinese Spring chromosome 5D, IWGSC CS RefSeq v2.1, whole genome shotgun sequence genome carries:
- the LOC123121943 gene encoding splicing factor U2af small subunit A; protein product: MAEHLASIFGTEKDRVNCPFYFKIGACRHGDRCSRLHNKPSVSPTLLLCNMYQRPDMITPGVDAQGNPIDPVKIQGDFEDFYEDIFDELSKHGEVENLHVCDNLADHLIGNVYVQFREEDQAAKALQALQGRFYSGRPIIAEFSPVTDFREATCRQFEEHNCNRGGYCNFMHVKEIGRDLRKRLYGHLHRSRRSHSRSPSPYRHHARDRDRSSRSRDRGDYYGGSLDRGDYGDYYHHSRRSSERNRNYDSDGSRRRRRHRSRTRSPVREGSEERRAKIEQWNREREAPARQGSEERRAKIEQWNRERETAQA
- the LOC123125012 gene encoding uncharacterized protein, with the translated sequence MASQLVESHRAGAEVIKGGEVCKKKSVELLEELGLPKGLFPMDDIEEIGYNRESGFVWMLQKKKSEHTFKKINQTVSYDIEVTAFVEKGKIKKVTGVKFEDLSLVEVYVDESSADKVTVKTDTGLSDTHDAVAFALGE